Proteins found in one Phocoena sinus isolate mPhoSin1 chromosome 19, mPhoSin1.pri, whole genome shotgun sequence genomic segment:
- the MRPS12 gene encoding 28S ribosomal protein S12, mitochondrial, with the protein MSWSGLLRGLRTSLNHGLALAPRPWALRPMATLNQMHRRGPPKHPPTKVGPTEGRPQLKGVVLRTFIRKPKKPNSANRKCCRVRLSTGREAVCFIPGEGHNLQEHHIVLVQGGRTQDLPGVKLTVVRGKYDCGHVQKKK; encoded by the exons ATGTCCTGGTCCGGCCTTCTCCGTGGCCTCCGCACGTCCCTAAATCATG GCCTAGCCCTGGCCCCGCGGCCTTGGGCCCTGCGTCCCATGGCCACCCTGAACCAGATGCACCGCCGGGGGCCTCCAAAGCATCCGCCTACGAAAGTGGGCCCCACGGAGGGCCGGCCACAGCTGAAGGGCGTGGTCCTGCGCACGTTCATCCGCAAGCCCAAGAAGCCCAACTCGGCCAACCGCAAATGCTGCCGCGTGCGGCTCAGCACCGGTCGGGAGGCCGTCTGCTTCATCCCCGGAGAGGGCCACAACCTGCAGGAGCACCACATCGTGCTCGTGCAGGGCGGCCGCACGCAGGACCTGCCCGGCGTCAAGCTCACCGTCGTGCGGGGCAAGTACGACTGTGGCCACGTGCAGAAGAAGAAGTga
- the SARS2 gene encoding serine--tRNA ligase, mitochondrial: MAASTMRRLWPLVAARGLRLRGGCVCNQSPRRSFATERRDRNLLYEHAREGYSALPQLDMEPLCAYPEEAARALELRKGELRSEDLPAIISTWQELRQQREQIRSLEEEKGAVAEAVQALLVNQDHNQVQQDPQYQSLRARGREIRKQLMLLYPKEAQLEEQFYLRALRLPNQTHPDVPVGDESQARVLHVVGDKPAFSFQPRGHLEIAEKLDIIRQKRLSHVSGHRSYYLRGAGALLQHGLVNFTLNKLIHRGFTPMTVPDLLRGAVFEGCGMTPNAKPSQIYNIDPSRFEDLNLAGTAEVGLAGYFMDHSVAFRDLPIRMVCSSTCYRAETDTGKEPWGLYRVHHFTKVEMFGVTGPGLEQSSQLLEEFLSLQMEILTELGLHFRVLDMPTQELGLPAYRKFDIEAWMPGRGRFGEVTSASNCTDFQSRRLHVMVQTEAGELQFAHTVNATACAVPRLLIALLESNQQKDGSVLVPPVLQPYLSTDRITTPTHVPLQYIGPNQPQKPRLPGQPASS, from the exons ATGGCTGCGTCCACAATGCGGCGCTTGTGGCCTCTGGTGGCTGCTCGGGGCCTGCGGCTCCGGGGAGGCTGCGTTTGCAACCAGAGCCCAAGGAGAAGTTTCGCTACGGAGAGACGAGACCGGAACCTGCTGTACGAGCACGCGCGTGAGGGCTACAGCGCGCTCCCTCAGCTGGACATGGAGCCGCTGTGCGCATACCCGGAAGAGGCCGCGCGCGCCCTGGAGCTCCGCAAGGGGGAGCTGCGGTCGGAGGATCTGCCCGCGATC ATCTCAACATGGCAGGAGCTGAGGCAGCAGCGGGAGCAGATCCGGagcctggaggaggagaagggggccGTGGCTGAGGCAGTGCAGGCCCTGCTG GTAAATCAGGACCACAATCAAGTGCAGCAG GACCCCCAGTATCAGAGTCTGCGGGCACGTGGCCGGGAGATCCGGAAGCAACTCATGCTCCTGTACCCCAAGGAGGCCCAACTCGAGGAGCAGTTCTACCTGCGGGCGCTGAGGCTGCCCAACCAGACCCACCCAGACGTG CCCGTCGGGGACGAAAGCCAGGCCCGAGTGCTCCATGTGGTTGGAGACAAGCCAG CTTTCTCCTTCCAACCCCGGGGCCACCTGGAAATAGCTGAGAAACTCGACATCATCCGTCAGAA GCGTCTGTCCCACGTGTCTGGCCACCGCTCCTATTACCTGCGTGGGGCTGGGGCCCTCCTGCAGCACGGCCTGGTCAACTTCACACTCAACAAGCTCATCCACCGG GGCTTCACCCCCATGACGGTGCCAGACCTTCTCCGAGGAGCTGTGTTT GAAGGCTGTGGGATGACACCAAATGCCAAACCATCCCAAATTTACAACATCGACCCCTCCCGCTTTGAAGACCTCAACCTGGCCGGGACAGCAGAGGTGGGACTTGCAG gctACTTCATGGACCACTCTGTGGCCTTCAGGGATCTGCCAATCAG GATGGTTTGTTCCAGTACCTGCTACCGGGCGGAAACAGACACGGGGAAGGAGCCGTGGGGGCTGTATCGAGTGCACCACTTCACCAAG gTGGAGATGTTCGGGGTGACAGGCCCTGGGCTGGAGCAGAGCTCGCAGCTGCTGGAGGAGTTCCTGTCCCTTCAGATGGAGATCTTGACAGAGCTGGGCTTGCACTTCCG GGTCCTGGACATGCCCACCCAGGAGCTGGGCCTGCCCGCCTACCGCAAGTTTGACATCGAGGCCTGGATGCCGGGCCGAGGCCGCTTTGGCGAG gTCACCAGTGCTTCCAACTGCACGGACTTCCAGAGCCGCCGCCTCCACGTCATGGTCCAGACGGAGGCCGGGGAGCTGCAGTTTGCCCACACG GTGAACGCCACAGCCTGTGCTGTCCCCCGCCTCCTCATTGCGCTCCTGGAGAGCAATCAGCAAAAG GATGGCTCGGTGCTCGTGCCCCCTGTCCTCCAGCCCTACCTCAGCACCGATCGGATCACGACGCCCACCCACGTGCCTCTCCAGTACATCGGCCCCAACCAGCCCCAGAAGCCCAGGCTCCCGGGCCAGCCTGCCTCGAGCTGA
- the CCER2 gene encoding coiled-coil domain-containing glutamate-rich protein 2, which produces MQRREPTMPLLLLLLPPLLALLLGAATAAPLAPRPSKEELTRCLAEVVTEVLMLGQAKRGPCTALLHKEMYETESCGCGSTEEKGLLVGDFKKPEAGKTRSSQKVRDEEEEAAERTHKAEVREQAIREQLHGRLRQEHREEEEEKERGPVETTEGLWKRVAEQTSDEETAQFEAEEKGVQVLGRGHSLWPGAEAGGERREDRHHLHQAEAEPKQEREASDRRSMTWNGWSTQERS; this is translated from the exons ATGCAGCGCCGCGAGCCCACCATGCCgctcttgctgctgctgctgcctcctcTGCTGGCGCTGCTGCTCGGGGCGG CCACCGCGGCTCCCCTGGCACCGCGACCCTccaaggaggag CTGACCCGCTGTCTGGCAGAGGTGGTCACAGAAGTGCTGATGCTGGGCCAGGCCAAGCGAGGCCCCTGCACGGCTCTCCTCCACAAAG AAATGTATGAGACAGAGTCCTGCGGCTGTGGGTCCACTGAAGAGAAAGGCCTCCTGGTTGGGGATTTTAAAAAGCCAGAGGCTGGGAAGACAAGGTCCAGCCAGAAGGTGAGGGACGAGGAAGAGGAGGCAGCAGAAAGGACCCACAAGGCCGAAGTGCGGGAACAGGCCATCCGCGAGCAGCTCCACGGCCGGCTCCGCCAGGAgcacagagaggaggaggaggaaaaggagagggggCCCGTGGAGACCACCGAGGGCCTGTGGAAGCGGGTGGCAGAGCAGACCAGCGATGAGGAGACAGCCCAGTTCgaggcagaggagaagggggTGCAGGTGCTGGGCAGGGGCCACAGCCTGTGGCCGGGTGCCGAGGCGGGTGGAGAGAGACGCGAGGACCGCCACCACCTCCACCAGGCAGAAGCTGAGCCCAAGCAGGAGAGAGAGGCTTCGGACAGGAG GAGCATGACGTGGAACGGCTGGAGCACACAAGAGAGGAGCTGA